One Micromonospora craniellae genomic region harbors:
- the eda gene encoding bifunctional 4-hydroxy-2-oxoglutarate aldolase/2-dehydro-3-deoxy-phosphogluconate aldolase, with amino-acid sequence MTDVQGSEQLTVGRVLPVVVLDDARHADPLASALVKGGLAAIEVTLRTAAGLDAIAAVAGRGDLTVGAGTVLTVAQAERAVAAGARFVVTPGFAPAVVRFCQEAGVPVFPGAATATEIQMALDAGLNVVKFFPAQQLGGTPMIKALSAPFRDVRFIPTGGITPAVIDDYLALPAVLAVGATWMVASDLVAAERWDEITSRTASAVAAAESRGGTQRSGAPA; translated from the coding sequence GTGACTGACGTTCAAGGATCTGAACAGCTTACCGTTGGACGGGTGCTTCCGGTCGTGGTCCTCGACGACGCCCGGCACGCCGATCCACTCGCCTCGGCGCTGGTGAAGGGTGGTCTGGCGGCGATCGAGGTGACTCTGCGTACCGCTGCCGGGCTGGACGCGATCGCGGCGGTGGCCGGGCGGGGTGACCTGACCGTCGGTGCCGGCACCGTGCTCACCGTCGCGCAGGCCGAGCGGGCCGTCGCCGCCGGCGCCCGGTTCGTGGTGACCCCCGGTTTCGCGCCCGCCGTGGTGCGCTTCTGCCAGGAGGCCGGAGTGCCGGTGTTCCCCGGCGCGGCCACCGCGACCGAGATCCAGATGGCCCTCGACGCCGGTCTGAACGTGGTCAAGTTCTTCCCCGCCCAGCAACTGGGCGGCACTCCGATGATCAAGGCGCTCTCGGCGCCGTTCCGCGACGTACGGTTCATCCCCACCGGCGGCATCACGCCCGCCGTGATCGACGACTATCTGGCCCTGCCCGCCGTGCTGGCCGTCGGCGCCACCTGGATGGTGGCGTCGGACCTCGTCGCCGCTGAACGGTGGGACGAGATCACCAGCCGGACCGCGTCGGCGGTGGCGGCGGCGGAGTCTCGTGGCGGCACGCAGCGCAGCGGAGCGCCGGCATGA
- a CDS encoding sugar kinase: MSEQVTGLSPRPKDECRFDLVSLGEVMLRLDPGEGRVRTARQFRAWEGGGEYNVARGLRRCFGLRTAVVTAFAQNEVGRLLEDLILQGGVDTSFVSWLPYDGIGRSVRNGLNFTERGFGVRGAVGTSDRGHSAASQLKPDAVDWDHLFGTLGVRWLHTGGIYAALSETAAETAEAAMTAARRHGTIVSYDLNYRPSLWKAVGGQDRAQEVNRRLAALVDVMIGNEEDFTACLGFAVPDTDIHSGALDTGNFKTMIEAVVEAYPNFKVVATTLRGVHSATVNDWGAVAWSGGAFAEATHRPGLEILDRVGGGDSFASGLIYGLLERDGDLAQAVEYGAAHGALAMTTPGDTSMTSLAEVEALVRGAGARVQR; encoded by the coding sequence ATGAGCGAGCAGGTTACCGGGCTGAGCCCACGTCCGAAGGACGAGTGCCGGTTCGACCTGGTCTCGCTCGGCGAGGTCATGTTGCGGCTCGACCCCGGCGAGGGGCGGGTCCGCACCGCCCGTCAGTTCCGGGCCTGGGAGGGCGGCGGCGAGTACAACGTCGCCCGGGGCCTGCGCCGCTGCTTCGGCCTGCGGACCGCGGTGGTCACCGCGTTCGCGCAGAACGAGGTCGGCCGGCTGCTGGAGGACCTCATCCTGCAAGGGGGAGTGGACACCAGCTTCGTCAGCTGGCTGCCCTACGACGGCATCGGTCGCAGCGTCCGCAACGGCCTGAACTTCACCGAGCGTGGTTTCGGCGTACGCGGCGCGGTCGGCACCTCCGACCGGGGCCACTCCGCCGCCAGCCAGCTCAAGCCGGACGCCGTGGACTGGGACCACCTCTTCGGCACGCTCGGGGTGCGGTGGCTGCACACCGGCGGCATCTACGCGGCGCTGTCGGAGACGGCCGCGGAGACCGCCGAGGCCGCCATGACCGCCGCCCGCCGGCACGGCACGATCGTCTCCTACGACCTGAACTACCGGCCCAGCCTCTGGAAGGCGGTGGGCGGCCAGGACCGCGCGCAGGAGGTGAACCGGCGCCTCGCCGCTCTGGTCGACGTGATGATCGGCAACGAGGAGGACTTCACCGCCTGCCTCGGGTTCGCGGTGCCGGACACCGACATCCACAGTGGCGCCCTGGACACCGGCAACTTCAAGACGATGATCGAGGCTGTCGTCGAGGCGTACCCGAACTTCAAGGTCGTGGCGACCACGCTGCGTGGGGTGCACAGCGCGACGGTCAACGACTGGGGCGCGGTGGCCTGGTCGGGCGGCGCGTTCGCCGAGGCGACCCACCGGCCCGGCCTGGAGATCCTCGACCGGGTCGGCGGCGGCGACAGCTTCGCCTCCGGGCTGATCTACGGCCTGCTGGAGCGCGACGGCGACCTGGCACAGGCGGTGGAGTACGGCGCTGCGCACGGCGCCCTGGCGATGACCACCCCCGGCGACACGTCGATGACCAGCCTGGCCGAGGTGGAGGCCCTGGTACGCGGAGCCGGGGCCCGGGTGCAACGCTGA
- a CDS encoding DUF4253 domain-containing protein, whose product MTSQLNDLPTDLAELFADAQSRRRTLPVSLPPGRTVHSEEGDDDERPALWLSDGPAPSGLWPDLHAAHAGSGLWPLLLDHLHGAPDRPWADGELWPASSSDPAEHDPERLLARWWSDHTTNYEGGEPTRRQLAVTAPYGQDWPGLAAPAPPRVAPQEHADHWAEQLSLAQPDMRLGLVAAERGSDALAVLGWQGPVNYTNDAGRLSAVLRSWEDRFGVRVIGLGFAELYLSVAAPPTTVEEALPIAAEHFAFCPDNIWQGQSPCTLAGYADRIVNAPTWAFWWD is encoded by the coding sequence GTGACCTCGCAGCTGAACGACCTTCCCACCGACCTGGCCGAGCTGTTCGCCGACGCGCAGTCGCGCCGCCGCACTCTGCCCGTGTCACTCCCGCCCGGCCGGACGGTCCACAGCGAAGAGGGCGACGACGACGAGCGCCCCGCGTTGTGGCTCAGCGACGGTCCGGCGCCGTCGGGACTGTGGCCGGATCTGCACGCGGCGCACGCCGGGTCGGGGCTGTGGCCGCTGCTCCTCGACCATCTGCACGGCGCGCCGGATCGCCCCTGGGCCGACGGTGAGCTGTGGCCGGCGAGCAGTTCCGACCCGGCGGAACACGATCCCGAGCGGCTGCTGGCCAGGTGGTGGTCGGACCACACCACCAACTACGAGGGCGGTGAGCCGACCAGGAGGCAACTCGCCGTGACCGCGCCCTACGGTCAGGACTGGCCCGGTCTGGCCGCACCGGCACCGCCCCGGGTGGCGCCGCAGGAGCACGCCGACCACTGGGCCGAGCAGTTGTCACTGGCCCAGCCCGACATGCGGCTCGGTCTGGTCGCCGCCGAGCGGGGCAGCGACGCGCTCGCCGTCCTGGGCTGGCAGGGGCCGGTCAACTACACCAACGACGCCGGCCGGCTCTCCGCGGTGCTGCGCAGCTGGGAGGACCGGTTCGGGGTCCGCGTGATCGGCCTCGGCTTCGCCGAGCTGTATCTGTCGGTCGCCGCTCCGCCGACGACGGTCGAGGAGGCGCTGCCGATCGCGGCCGAGCACTTCGCCTTCTGCCCGGACAACATCTGGCAGGGGCAGAGCCCGTGCACGCTCGCGGGTTACGCGGACCGCATCGTCAACGCCCCGACCTGGGCGTTCTGGTGGGACTGA
- a CDS encoding endonuclease/exonuclease/phosphatase family protein, with product MRAALGLLAATALLAGCSATAPATAPTPLRVLQMNLCNSGMATGCYTGRAVDQAAEVIRAERPDIVTLNEICSGDVDALERTMKQVHSGTVVAAFQPARNGRTGEPYRCVNGQQYGVGVLTHTADPYRGHELHRGVFPAQDPADPEQRAWLCVDASTVFYACTTHLAYTSSTLALAQCGHLLGVAVPELHAGAGYQPTVVSGDLNLRHGGTPDVRSCVPAGYQHLHDGGVQQFMATPDLTITASRSIGMRGTTDHAAFLVTLTTEPAEHPAA from the coding sequence CTGCGCGCCGCCCTCGGCCTGCTCGCGGCCACCGCGCTGCTGGCCGGTTGCTCGGCGACCGCCCCGGCCACCGCACCCACCCCGCTGCGGGTGTTGCAGATGAACCTGTGCAACAGCGGGATGGCCACCGGCTGCTACACCGGGCGGGCGGTGGACCAGGCCGCCGAGGTGATCCGCGCCGAACGCCCGGACATCGTCACGCTCAACGAGATCTGCTCCGGTGACGTGGACGCGTTGGAGCGCACCATGAAGCAGGTGCACTCCGGCACCGTGGTCGCGGCCTTCCAGCCCGCCCGCAACGGCCGCACCGGAGAGCCCTACCGCTGCGTCAACGGCCAGCAGTACGGCGTCGGCGTGCTGACCCACACCGCCGACCCGTACCGGGGGCACGAGCTGCACCGGGGGGTCTTCCCGGCGCAGGACCCGGCCGACCCGGAGCAGCGCGCCTGGCTCTGCGTGGACGCCAGCACCGTGTTCTACGCCTGCACCACGCACCTGGCGTACACCAGCTCCACGTTGGCGCTGGCCCAGTGCGGGCACCTGCTCGGGGTGGCCGTACCCGAGCTGCACGCGGGTGCCGGCTATCAGCCCACGGTGGTCAGCGGCGACCTCAACCTGCGGCACGGCGGCACGCCCGACGTGCGGTCCTGCGTACCCGCCGGCTACCAGCATCTGCACGACGGCGGGGTGCAGCAGTTCATGGCCACCCCCGACCTGACGATCACCGCCAGCCGGTCGATCGGCATGCGCGGGACGACCGACCACGCGGCGTTCCTGGTCACCCTCACCACCGAGCCGGCCGAACACCCCGCCGCCTGA
- a CDS encoding AbfB domain-containing protein, translating into MIDVDVIRPPRPGRATEDAPQFGVDLPERVNVPFPVESALSGVQRAAADNRHHLHYRRTATGGFTEFTVPVPNARRWSPVPSASRIAVLGEFGGLGLRAPGHEYSPSGGFFAYEWQPTDEARVRAVNRALIDASRSITPRQPVALPVGARRSLQVTTHGHTGRYLRHQNGLAYTEIVTDGSTALLKQDATYTIGVATQPDHADRTASRPGRSGRYTCHPSARPGQVHWLVVASASPVRCAPPSACSRPPRCWPVARRPPRPPHPPRCGCCR; encoded by the coding sequence ATGATTGATGTCGATGTGATCCGCCCACCCCGCCCGGGCCGTGCCACCGAAGACGCCCCGCAGTTCGGCGTCGATCTGCCGGAACGGGTCAACGTGCCGTTCCCGGTGGAGAGCGCCCTGTCCGGGGTGCAGCGCGCCGCCGCCGACAACCGCCACCACCTGCACTACCGCCGCACCGCCACCGGCGGGTTCACCGAGTTCACCGTGCCGGTACCGAACGCCCGCCGCTGGTCCCCCGTGCCGTCCGCCTCCCGGATCGCGGTGCTCGGCGAGTTCGGCGGTCTGGGACTGCGGGCACCCGGGCACGAGTACAGCCCCAGCGGCGGCTTCTTCGCGTACGAGTGGCAGCCCACGGACGAGGCCCGGGTACGCGCCGTCAATCGCGCCCTGATCGACGCGTCCCGGTCGATCACGCCCCGGCAACCGGTCGCGCTGCCGGTGGGCGCCCGCCGATCGTTGCAGGTGACCACACACGGGCACACCGGACGGTACCTGCGGCACCAGAACGGTCTCGCGTACACCGAGATCGTCACCGACGGCAGCACGGCACTGCTCAAGCAGGACGCCACGTACACGATCGGTGTGGCCACCCAGCCCGACCACGCCGATCGCACAGCGTCACGACCGGGACGGAGCGGTCGATACACTTGCCACCCCTCCGCACGTCCAGGGCAGGTGCATTGGCTCGTCGTCGCTTCCGCGTCCCCCGTCCGCTGCGCGCCGCCCTCGGCCTGCTCGCGGCCACCGCGCTGCTGGCCGGTTGCTCGGCGACCGCCCCGGCCACCGCACCCACCCCGCTGCGGGTGTTGCAGATGA